One window from the genome of Actinoplanes teichomyceticus ATCC 31121 encodes:
- a CDS encoding dihydroorotase yields MMAYLIKGVSILGAAPTDLAVTDGLIAAEPAKNAEVIDAAGLVALPGLVDVHTHLREPGREDAETVQTGSRAAALGGYTAVCAMANTSPVADTAGVVEQVWRLGREAGLVDVQPIGAVTIGLAGKQLAELGAMATSAAGVRIFSDDGFCVADPRLMRRALEYVKAFDGVIAQHAEEPRLTEGAQMHEGEVSTRLGLTGWPAVAEEAIIARDVLLAEHVGSRLHVCHVSTAGSVEVLRQAKARGVRVTAEVTPHHLLLTDELAAGYDPVFKVNPPLRTAGDVAALRQALLDGVIDVVATDHAPHAVQDKECEWSYARPGMLGLETALPIMLSVFGEKWDLIADRMSVAPARIARLDGHGGDLTKAGTPANLTLVDPSARWVVDPGALASRSRNTPYAGMTLPGRIVATFLRGEATVLDGKVVK; encoded by the coding sequence GTGATGGCGTACCTGATCAAGGGCGTCTCGATTCTCGGCGCCGCGCCGACCGACCTGGCCGTCACCGACGGCCTGATCGCCGCCGAGCCGGCGAAGAACGCCGAGGTGATCGACGCGGCCGGTCTGGTCGCGCTGCCCGGTCTCGTCGACGTGCACACCCACCTGCGCGAGCCCGGCCGCGAGGACGCCGAGACGGTGCAGACCGGCTCGCGCGCCGCCGCGCTCGGCGGCTACACCGCGGTCTGCGCGATGGCCAACACCTCGCCGGTCGCCGACACCGCCGGCGTGGTCGAGCAGGTCTGGCGGCTGGGCCGGGAGGCCGGCCTGGTGGACGTGCAGCCGATCGGCGCGGTCACCATCGGGCTGGCCGGCAAGCAGCTCGCCGAGCTGGGCGCGATGGCCACCTCGGCGGCCGGCGTGCGGATCTTCTCCGACGACGGCTTCTGCGTCGCCGACCCGCGCCTGATGCGCCGGGCCCTGGAGTACGTGAAGGCGTTCGACGGCGTGATCGCCCAGCACGCCGAGGAGCCGCGGCTCACCGAGGGCGCGCAGATGCACGAGGGCGAGGTCAGCACCCGGCTCGGGCTGACCGGCTGGCCCGCGGTCGCCGAGGAGGCGATCATCGCCCGGGACGTGCTGCTGGCCGAGCACGTCGGCAGCCGCCTGCACGTCTGTCACGTCTCCACCGCCGGCTCGGTGGAGGTGCTGCGCCAGGCCAAGGCCCGCGGCGTGCGGGTGACCGCCGAGGTCACCCCGCACCACCTGCTGCTGACCGACGAGCTCGCCGCCGGCTACGACCCGGTCTTCAAGGTCAACCCCCCGTTGCGTACGGCCGGGGACGTCGCCGCCCTGCGCCAGGCGCTGCTGGACGGGGTGATCGACGTGGTCGCCACCGACCATGCCCCGCACGCGGTGCAGGACAAGGAGTGCGAGTGGTCGTACGCCCGTCCGGGAATGCTCGGCCTGGAGACCGCGCTGCCGATCATGCTGAGTGTCTTCGGCGAGAAGTGGGATCTGATCGCCGACCGGATGTCCGTCGCGCCGGCCCGGATCGCCCGGCTGGACGGGCACGGCGGCGACCTGACCAAGGCCGGCACGCCGGCCAACCTCACACTGGTGGACCCGTCGGCGCGCTGGGTGGTCGACCCGGGCGCTCTGGCGAGCCGCAGTCGGAACACGCCGTACGCGGGCATGACCCTGCCCGGTCGCATCGTGGCGACCTTCCTGCGGGGCGAAGCGACCGTGCTGGACGGGAAGGTAGTCAAGTGA